Proteins from one Procambarus clarkii isolate CNS0578487 chromosome 72, FALCON_Pclarkii_2.0, whole genome shotgun sequence genomic window:
- the LOC123771363 gene encoding general transcription factor IIF subunit 2-like — protein sequence MSQQSKMDLDITNCSRGLWLVKVPKYLGDKWADCAGHDVGKLKITKVPGKPPTITFKSSEHTLKDGKIPREHKVISHSLKEMTLGVLSEPDLGSSSSDAAVSETQQLSFEGQVIHKLECQPVVDDYYINQKREAVKKAAQSLHTVKLIDRPLNGYKPISHHKHNVYLEQKKKAEGKTIRDDKDKVMELLFAAFEKHQYYNIKDLHKITRQPITYLKEILKDLCNYNVKNPHKNMWELKPEYRHYKLAEKAVENSMYD from the coding sequence atgagccaacagtctaagatggacttggatattacgaattgcagccgtgggctgtggctggtcaaggtacctaaatatttgggggacaaatgggcagactgtgctggccatgacgttggaaagcttaagattaccaaggtgcctggtaaacctccgacaataacctttaaatctagtgaacacaccttgaaggacgggaaaattcctcgggagcacaaggtaatttctcatagtttaaaagaaatgacactcggagttctttctgaaccagatctcggcagcagcagctcggatgctgcagtttccgagacacagcaattgtcctttgagggacaagtcatccacaaactagaatgtcagcctgtagtggacgactactatatcaatcagaaaagggaagctgtgaagaaagctgcccagtctcttcatacggtaaagcttattgacagacccctcaacggctataagcctatttcacaccataaacataatgtttatttagagcagaagaagaaggcagaaggcaagacgattcgtgatgataaagataaggtCATGGAGTTGTTGTTTGCTGCATTTGAAAAGCATCAGTATTACAATATTAAGGATCTCCACAAGATTACCCGACAACCAATCACATATCTAAAGGAGATCCTGAAAGACCTATGTAACTATAATGTTAAGAATCCTCACAAGAATATGTGGGAACTCAAGCCCGAGTACCGTCATTACAAGCTTGCCG